A genomic segment from Sulfuritalea hydrogenivorans sk43H encodes:
- a CDS encoding response regulator transcription factor, translated as MTQRRYRILVIDDEAAVRENVVRFLKLEGYLPSEAEDGESGIQAALRSPPDLVLCDLMMPGIDGFGVLARLRAEPATAGVPLVFLTASADMEDARVGFLLGANEYVTKPFSLAVLGAIVEQKLAAGKGQG; from the coding sequence ATGACCCAGCGACGCTACCGGATTCTGGTAATCGATGATGAGGCCGCCGTGCGTGAGAACGTCGTGCGCTTCCTGAAGCTCGAGGGCTACCTGCCGAGCGAGGCGGAAGATGGCGAGAGCGGAATACAGGCTGCATTGCGCTCGCCGCCCGACCTGGTCCTGTGCGACCTGATGATGCCGGGCATTGACGGTTTCGGCGTTCTCGCCCGGCTGCGCGCCGAGCCCGCGACGGCAGGCGTGCCCCTGGTATTCCTTACCGCCAGCGCCGACATGGAAGACGCGCGTGTCGGTTTTCTGCTGGGCGCCAACGAATACGTCACCAAGCCTTTCAGTCTGGCGGTGCTGGGCGCCATCGTCGAGCAGAAGCTGGCGGCGGGCAAGGGACAGGGATGA
- a CDS encoding AsmA family protein produces MKKLAAVLLVLAVIVAAGVFWLSGNIDGLIKAAIASYGSAMTQATVSVDAVRIAPADGKGTISNIQIGNPAGFKTAYAMKVGQIDVDIDIASVARDVVVIRRIAINAPDVIYEKGDAMTNFDAIQKNIASYLGPTDGKKDDKGKKLIVEELTIRDARAQASAAFMNGKTVNVPLPDITLKNLGKAKGGITAGELGQEVAGALKAKLTGAVSFDRLMKSTGEALDKAGAAVKGLFK; encoded by the coding sequence ATGAAAAAGCTTGCCGCCGTTCTGCTGGTTCTCGCCGTCATCGTCGCTGCCGGAGTGTTCTGGCTTTCCGGCAACATCGACGGCCTGATTAAAGCCGCGATAGCCAGCTACGGCAGTGCGATGACGCAAGCAACGGTCAGCGTCGACGCGGTAAGGATTGCCCCCGCCGACGGCAAGGGCACGATCAGCAACATCCAGATCGGCAATCCGGCAGGCTTCAAGACGGCCTACGCAATGAAGGTGGGCCAGATCGACGTCGACATCGACATCGCTTCGGTTGCCCGAGATGTCGTCGTGATCCGTCGTATTGCCATCAACGCGCCCGATGTGATTTACGAAAAGGGCGATGCGATGACCAACTTCGATGCGATCCAGAAGAACATTGCAAGCTACCTCGGCCCCACCGACGGCAAGAAGGACGACAAAGGCAAGAAACTCATTGTCGAAGAACTCACCATCCGCGACGCCAGGGCCCAGGCCAGTGCGGCCTTCATGAACGGCAAGACGGTCAACGTGCCCTTGCCTGACATCACCCTGAAGAATCTCGGCAAGGCCAAGGGCGGCATCACCGCCGGCGAACTGGGGCAGGAAGTGGCCGGTGCGCTGAAAGCCAAACTGACGGGCGCGGTAAGCTTCGACCGGCTGATGAAATCGACGGGCGAGGCCCTCGACAAGGCAGGCGCTGCCGTCAAGGGCCTGTTCAAGTAA
- a CDS encoding MarR family winged helix-turn-helix transcriptional regulator — protein sequence MSKKSVPAASDTETRATSEHAPDLRLWLRTLACTNLIENHIRSRLRAEFDITLPRFDLMAQLERSPQGLKMGELSKRMMVTGGNVTGITDQLVAEGLVIREDSPRDRRAYIVKLTPEGRRSFRKMAEAHEKWIVELFGGMDEKQRNQLYDLLAILKTSASRVSGKK from the coding sequence ATGTCCAAGAAATCCGTTCCTGCCGCTTCCGACACCGAAACACGCGCCACGTCCGAACATGCACCCGACCTCCGACTGTGGCTCCGCACCCTGGCTTGTACCAACCTGATCGAGAACCACATCCGTTCGCGCCTGCGCGCCGAGTTCGACATCACCCTGCCGCGCTTCGATCTGATGGCCCAGCTTGAGCGCTCGCCGCAGGGCCTCAAGATGGGCGAGCTGTCCAAGCGCATGATGGTTACCGGTGGCAACGTGACCGGGATTACCGATCAACTGGTTGCCGAAGGGCTGGTGATCCGCGAAGACAGCCCGCGAGACAGACGTGCCTATATCGTGAAGCTCACCCCGGAGGGCCGTCGCAGCTTCCGCAAAATGGCCGAAGCCCACGAAAAATGGATAGTTGAGCTCTTCGGCGGAATGGACGAGAAACAGCGCAACCAGCTCTATGACTTGCTCGCCATCCTGAAAACAAGCGCCTCAAGGGTTTCCGGGAAAAAATAG
- a CDS encoding alpha/beta hydrolase, producing MLTPEQLDREYNARAAIPEHPRIFERWRAESRAARDQLRCETDYHFGPSPAESLDLYPAAARNAPLLVFIHGGYWRSLDKQDFSFLAPAFVRAGVAVAMPNYDLAPAASIESMVQQMLRAMAWLYRTVPQLGIDAQRIVVAGHSAGAHLAAMMLAADWPAWARDLPPDLLSGAVCISGIYDLQPLVRAPFLRADLKLDDETAQRVSPVRYQPGLATPLITAVGGDESGEFRRQNRLIRQAWPQCFHRDLPLPGRHHLASVEALGEPDHPLFQATLHLLGKTP from the coding sequence ATGCTTACCCCCGAACAACTTGACCGGGAATACAACGCCCGCGCTGCAATACCCGAGCATCCGCGGATATTCGAGCGGTGGCGTGCCGAGTCGCGCGCTGCCCGCGATCAACTGCGTTGCGAGACCGACTATCATTTCGGTCCATCGCCGGCCGAATCCCTCGACCTCTACCCCGCCGCCGCCCGCAACGCGCCACTGCTGGTGTTTATCCATGGCGGCTACTGGCGCTCCCTCGACAAGCAGGATTTCTCCTTTCTCGCGCCGGCCTTCGTGCGCGCAGGCGTTGCCGTGGCGATGCCCAACTACGACCTGGCCCCTGCCGCGTCGATCGAAAGCATGGTGCAGCAGATGCTGCGTGCCATGGCGTGGTTGTATCGCACGGTGCCGCAACTAGGCATTGATGCGCAACGCATCGTGGTCGCCGGGCATTCCGCCGGAGCCCATCTCGCCGCCATGATGCTGGCCGCCGACTGGCCGGCGTGGGCGCGTGACCTTCCGCCAGACCTGCTGAGCGGCGCGGTCTGCATATCCGGCATCTATGACCTGCAACCGCTGGTACGCGCCCCCTTCCTGCGGGCTGATCTCAAGCTCGACGACGAAACCGCGCAACGGGTCAGTCCCGTTCGTTACCAACCCGGACTCGCCACTCCCTTGATCACCGCCGTCGGCGGCGACGAGAGCGGCGAGTTCCGGCGCCAGAACCGACTGATCCGTCAAGCCTGGCCACAGTGCTTCCACCGCGACCTGCCCCTCCCAGGCCGTCATCATCTGGCCAGTGTCGAGGCGCTGGGCGAGCCCGACCATCCATTGTTCCAAGCCACGCTGCACCTTCTAGGGAAAACACCATGA
- a CDS encoding NADP(H)-dependent aldo-keto reductase has protein sequence MQYATLGRSDLKVSRVCLGTMTFGTQNSEADAHRQLDFALARDVNFIDTAEMYSVPPNAESYGKTETYIGTWLKRQARDRIVLATKISGPGRGMKWIRNGELAFNRKNIRAAIEGSLRRLQTDYVDLYQLHWPDRNTPLFGQYQFDPEKERDFVPLAETLEALAELVKEGRVRCIGLSNETPWGVMQFVRLAEERNLPRVVSVQNAYSLLNRTWETGLAEIGFRENVGLLAYSPLAFGLLSGKYLADAQTSGRVTLFPGFGQRYSKINVLPAVAAYADLARRHGISLTRLALAFVASRPFVDSTIIGATTMEQLHEDIDGCTGTLPEEVVNEIEALHLRYFNPAP, from the coding sequence ATGCAATATGCGACGCTCGGCCGGAGCGATCTCAAGGTTTCGCGCGTCTGCCTCGGTACCATGACGTTCGGTACCCAGAACAGCGAGGCCGATGCCCATCGGCAACTCGATTTCGCGCTTGCGCGGGACGTCAATTTCATCGATACCGCCGAGATGTATTCGGTGCCACCCAATGCCGAAAGCTACGGCAAGACGGAAACCTATATCGGCACCTGGCTGAAACGTCAGGCGCGCGACAGGATCGTTCTCGCCACCAAGATCAGCGGCCCCGGGCGCGGCATGAAGTGGATCAGGAACGGTGAACTGGCGTTCAATCGCAAGAACATCCGCGCCGCGATCGAAGGCTCGCTCCGGCGCCTGCAAACCGACTATGTGGACCTGTACCAGTTGCATTGGCCGGATCGCAATACGCCACTTTTCGGGCAGTACCAGTTCGATCCGGAAAAGGAACGCGACTTCGTGCCCCTGGCCGAAACGCTGGAGGCTTTGGCGGAACTGGTCAAGGAAGGCCGGGTGCGCTGCATCGGCTTGTCCAACGAGACGCCGTGGGGTGTGATGCAATTCGTGCGGTTGGCGGAGGAACGCAATCTGCCGCGTGTGGTGTCGGTGCAGAACGCGTACAGCCTGCTCAACCGGACCTGGGAAACGGGTCTGGCGGAAATCGGCTTTCGGGAGAATGTCGGCCTGCTCGCATATTCGCCGCTGGCCTTCGGTTTGCTGTCGGGAAAATATCTTGCGGACGCTCAGACAAGCGGACGCGTGACCCTGTTTCCGGGATTTGGTCAGCGCTACTCGAAGATCAATGTGCTGCCGGCGGTGGCGGCATATGCCGATCTGGCACGGCGGCACGGAATCAGCTTGACGCGCCTTGCCCTTGCCTTCGTCGCTTCACGGCCCTTTGTCGACAGCACGATCATCGGCGCCACCACGATGGAGCAATTGCACGAGGATATCGACGGCTGTACCGGCACCTTGCCTGAGGAGGTCGTGAACGAGATCGAAGCACTGCACTTGCGGTACTTCAATCCCGCACCCTGA
- a CDS encoding putative bifunctional diguanylate cyclase/phosphodiesterase has product MSAERVRIVIAEDEDAIRENLARMLKIEGFDVAAAANGKEALALVREHLPALILSDVMMPVLDGHGLLQAVRDDPLTSSIPFVFLTARADRSDLRKGMNLGADDYLVKPFQRDELLAAVHARLARRATEGQAAQRLQAEAQRLVHFDALTNLPNRRLMLERVRAASHQAQRSNSRLALIMLGLDGLSQVNDSLGHEIGDAVLRQVADRLFRKVNQAVFVSEFDGVGRVSGDQFAILLEGFGDDAYLDALCRELLETVERPYQTEEHQLFLKACAGVALFEPGSAPEDLLRNADAALHQAQEGGPGSLSFFSAEMNDRATRRLRLHNELHKVLERGELSLHYQAQVDIASRRVIGFEALMRWQHPELGFVSPVEFIPIAEESGVIVDMGAWALREACHQAKAWRDAGHGPLRMAVNLSARQFADDQLLDTVNAALAESGLPPGSLELEITESIAMQGLERTVTMLTALKKLGIALAMDDFGTGYSSLSYLKRFPLDALKVDQSFVRNITTDSGDAAITRAVVAMAHSFDMIVIAEGVETLQHLEFLAGLGCEDAQGYLFSKPLPAADAGAYLSRMAA; this is encoded by the coding sequence GTGAGCGCCGAACGAGTGAGAATAGTCATTGCCGAAGACGAGGATGCAATTCGCGAGAACCTGGCGCGGATGCTCAAGATAGAAGGCTTCGATGTCGCTGCCGCAGCCAATGGCAAGGAGGCACTGGCACTGGTACGGGAGCATTTGCCGGCACTGATCCTGTCGGATGTGATGATGCCGGTGCTGGATGGCCACGGCCTGCTGCAGGCAGTGCGCGACGATCCGCTGACGTCTTCGATTCCTTTCGTGTTCCTCACCGCACGGGCGGATCGCAGCGATTTGCGCAAGGGCATGAACCTCGGTGCCGACGATTATCTGGTCAAGCCTTTCCAGCGCGATGAACTGCTCGCCGCCGTGCATGCCCGCCTGGCGAGGCGTGCCACGGAAGGCCAGGCGGCGCAGCGGCTGCAGGCCGAGGCGCAGCGCCTGGTCCATTTCGATGCGCTGACCAACCTGCCGAATCGCAGGCTGATGCTCGAGCGCGTGCGGGCCGCCAGCCATCAGGCGCAGCGCAGCAATTCGCGTCTGGCGCTGATCATGCTTGGTCTCGACGGGCTCAGCCAGGTCAATGATTCGCTCGGCCATGAAATCGGCGACGCGGTATTGCGTCAGGTTGCCGATCGGCTGTTTCGCAAGGTCAATCAGGCCGTGTTTGTCAGTGAATTCGACGGCGTCGGGCGCGTCTCCGGCGACCAGTTCGCGATACTGCTGGAAGGCTTTGGCGACGATGCCTACCTCGATGCGCTATGCCGCGAGCTGCTGGAGACGGTGGAACGCCCATACCAGACCGAAGAGCACCAGCTGTTTCTCAAGGCCTGTGCCGGTGTCGCGCTGTTCGAGCCCGGCAGTGCGCCCGAGGACCTGCTGCGCAATGCCGATGCGGCCCTGCACCAGGCACAGGAGGGCGGACCGGGAAGCCTGAGTTTCTTTTCAGCCGAAATGAACGATCGCGCGACTCGGCGCCTGCGCCTGCACAACGAACTGCACAAGGTACTGGAGCGCGGGGAACTCAGTCTGCACTATCAGGCGCAAGTCGATATTGCCAGCCGTCGTGTCATCGGCTTCGAGGCGCTGATGCGCTGGCAGCACCCCGAGCTTGGATTCGTCTCGCCGGTGGAATTCATTCCCATTGCCGAGGAGAGCGGAGTCATTGTGGACATGGGCGCCTGGGCGCTGCGGGAAGCCTGCCATCAGGCGAAGGCATGGCGGGACGCCGGCCACGGCCCCTTGCGCATGGCGGTCAATCTTTCGGCGCGCCAGTTTGCCGACGACCAACTTCTCGATACGGTGAATGCGGCGCTCGCCGAGTCCGGATTGCCTCCGGGATCGCTCGAGCTGGAGATCACGGAGAGCATCGCCATGCAGGGTCTTGAGCGCACCGTGACGATGTTGACCGCGCTGAAGAAGCTCGGCATCGCATTGGCCATGGACGATTTCGGTACCGGTTATTCCTCGCTGTCCTATCTCAAGCGCTTTCCGCTCGATGCCTTGAAGGTGGACCAGTCTTTCGTGCGCAACATAACCACCGACTCGGGCGACGCGGCGATCACGCGCGCCGTGGTGGCGATGGCCCACAGCTTCGACATGATTGTCATTGCCGAGGGTGTCGAGACGCTTCAGCATCTCGAATTCCTCGCCGGCCTCGGTTGCGAGGACGCCCAGGGCTACTTGTTCAGCAAACCTCTGCCAGCGGCCGATGCGGGAGCCTATCTGTCCCGCATGGCTGCCTGA
- a CDS encoding SixA phosphatase family protein, with product MDLILWRHAEAEEGEGTMPDHKRRLTARGEKQAKQVARWLREHLPRKRKILVSPADRTQQTAHALELPYEIEPKLGIGASVSEVLTVAGWPHQGGAVLIIGHQPTLGRVAALLLGGDEADWSIKKGGVWWFSSRVRNDETQTVLRAVLNPDFA from the coding sequence ATGGACTTGATACTCTGGCGCCACGCCGAGGCCGAAGAGGGCGAAGGCACGATGCCCGACCACAAGCGCCGCCTGACAGCGCGCGGCGAGAAGCAGGCAAAACAGGTCGCCCGCTGGTTGCGCGAACATTTGCCGCGCAAACGGAAGATTCTCGTCAGCCCCGCCGACCGTACCCAACAGACAGCCCACGCCCTGGAACTGCCCTACGAGATCGAGCCGAAACTGGGCATCGGCGCCTCGGTATCGGAGGTGCTGACGGTCGCCGGCTGGCCTCACCAGGGCGGCGCGGTGCTGATCATCGGACACCAGCCGACGCTGGGGCGCGTTGCAGCCTTGCTGCTCGGCGGCGATGAGGCTGACTGGTCGATCAAGAAAGGCGGCGTCTGGTGGTTTTCCAGCCGCGTGCGCAACGACGAGACGCAAACCGTGTTGCGAGCAGTCCTGAATCCCGATTTCGCCTGA
- a CDS encoding CYTH and CHAD domain-containing protein: MAEEVELKLALAEDHQARFLRHPLLKQALARHVDTLDNIYYDTADLSLRQRGIALRLRRKGRDWLQTVKLAGSSAGGLSSRPEWETPYSGHFDFSAIDAVSVREWLQRPKLLARIIPICETRFRRISWRFSADHGAVLLTLDRGWIIANGRREAISEVELELAGAPVHAIFGLATQLAERIALTPSVLSKAERGYRLHLGTPPTPCKAETVALPAAIEPLDAFRRIAMSCLEHLQRNHPGALASDDPEYIHQMRVATRRLRAALRLFHPVLPGGVAESLREPLWSLMKQLGRARDLDVLLTEIANPVLAALPNEPRLPALASDITNRRYAARAEAIAMLAAPGYGRMLLTALESLHAGPADGPTRRTLQDFAFRRLKRLHRKMRRLALAASIGDPASLHALRIGVKRLRYALEFFSPLMRGTAVNNELKELSALQDTLGQLNDLTNAGALLMDCAGDDPRLREAVTLIGGWHGPHYASLLASVSHELIRLPQLRLPKLSHKPA, encoded by the coding sequence ATGGCTGAAGAAGTCGAGCTCAAGCTGGCGCTCGCGGAAGACCATCAGGCCCGCTTCCTGCGCCATCCGCTGCTGAAGCAGGCCTTGGCGCGTCATGTCGACACGCTGGACAACATCTACTACGACACGGCCGACCTCTCGCTGCGACAGCGCGGCATCGCACTGCGCCTGCGCCGCAAGGGACGCGACTGGCTGCAGACCGTCAAGCTTGCCGGAAGCTCGGCGGGCGGCCTGAGCAGCCGACCGGAATGGGAAACCCCTTACAGCGGCCATTTCGATTTCTCGGCCATCGATGCGGTTTCCGTGCGCGAATGGCTGCAACGCCCCAAGCTGCTGGCACGCATCATTCCCATCTGCGAAACACGCTTTCGTCGCATCAGCTGGCGCTTTTCGGCAGATCACGGGGCCGTTCTGCTCACCCTCGACCGCGGCTGGATCATCGCCAACGGGCGTCGCGAAGCCATCTCCGAAGTGGAACTGGAGCTGGCGGGTGCGCCAGTGCATGCGATCTTCGGTCTGGCCACCCAGCTCGCCGAGCGGATAGCCCTGACACCATCGGTATTGTCCAAGGCAGAGCGCGGCTACCGGCTGCATCTCGGGACGCCGCCGACGCCGTGCAAAGCCGAAACCGTGGCGTTGCCGGCCGCCATCGAGCCGCTGGATGCCTTTCGCCGCATTGCGATGTCCTGCCTCGAACATCTGCAGCGGAATCATCCCGGTGCCCTGGCCAGCGACGATCCCGAGTACATCCACCAGATGCGCGTCGCCACGCGAAGGCTGCGCGCTGCCTTGCGCCTTTTCCACCCGGTGCTGCCCGGGGGTGTCGCCGAATCCCTGCGCGAACCGCTGTGGTCCTTGATGAAACAGCTGGGCCGTGCGCGCGACCTCGATGTATTACTCACCGAAATTGCCAATCCGGTTCTGGCCGCCCTGCCCAATGAGCCGCGCCTGCCTGCGCTGGCGAGCGACATCACCAACCGCCGCTATGCGGCGCGTGCGGAAGCGATTGCCATGCTCGCCGCGCCAGGCTATGGGCGCATGCTACTGACCGCGCTAGAGTCGCTGCACGCCGGGCCGGCTGATGGCCCGACACGACGCACCCTGCAAGACTTCGCCTTCAGGCGACTGAAACGCCTGCACAGGAAGATGCGACGACTGGCCCTGGCAGCAAGTATTGGCGATCCTGCGTCGCTGCACGCCCTGCGAATCGGCGTCAAGCGCCTGCGCTATGCGCTGGAATTCTTTTCGCCGCTGATGCGAGGGACCGCCGTAAACAATGAACTGAAGGAACTCTCAGCCCTGCAGGACACACTGGGCCAGTTGAACGACCTGACCAATGCCGGCGCCCTGCTCATGGACTGCGCCGGCGACGACCCCCGGCTGCGCGAAGCGGTGACGCTGATCGGCGGCTGGCATGGCCCCCATTACGCCAGCCTGCTCGCCAGCGTATCGCACGAACTGATCCGCCTGCCGCAACTGCGGCTGCCGAAACTCAGCCACAAGCCGGCGTAA